One window from the genome of Leucobacter aridicollis encodes:
- a CDS encoding LexA family protein, with protein sequence MQVVEVRELRADAPSVVVAIAGVDAACGFPSPSQDYQTSEIDLNEHLMPNRLSTFVIRARGHSMTRAGIFDGDELIVDRSIRAQDGHVVIAVVDGEMTVKRLRIESGRAVLAAESSQYPDIEIPELSELHIWGVVTRSLHRVSRG encoded by the coding sequence GTGCAAGTCGTGGAAGTGCGCGAGCTTCGTGCAGACGCGCCAAGCGTCGTCGTTGCCATCGCGGGCGTCGACGCCGCGTGCGGTTTCCCTTCCCCTTCGCAGGATTACCAGACCAGCGAGATCGACCTCAATGAACATCTCATGCCGAACCGGCTCTCAACATTCGTGATTCGTGCTCGCGGGCACAGCATGACCCGTGCCGGCATCTTCGACGGCGACGAACTCATCGTAGACCGGTCAATCCGTGCCCAGGACGGGCACGTCGTCATCGCCGTGGTCGACGGCGAAATGACAGTCAAGCGACTCCGTATCGAAAGCGGCCGCGCTGTGCTCGCTGCCGAAAGCTCCCAGTACCCCGACATCGAGATCCCGGAGCTCTCGGAGCTGCACATCTGGGGTGTCGTCACCCGGAGCCTTCACCGTGTCAGTCGTGGATAG
- a CDS encoding MucR family transcriptional regulator: MLLTSIPSVTLVSRAEAAPQLGYTAATLGAVMSRNADAWPAPIACRLKTRALQYDLDAMLATAQGDETPLSRKPATVTGATGLITCLECGIDMRSLGRHLVAKHEMNSAEYREKYGMPRTAALEAPGTRRRRVRTARADLQARLDTLAPYQSAGHLAELQVKGVENLRDSTANRAVVKQHRAPVQRKGVAAMREARAKIFEAKIIEAGYTSLEDAIRQTAHLSGSGAAKRIGIGATSVRRWRQRLL, from the coding sequence ATGCTGCTCACGAGTATCCCATCCGTCACGCTCGTATCCCGAGCCGAAGCAGCCCCGCAGCTCGGATACACGGCAGCGACCCTTGGCGCAGTCATGTCCCGCAACGCAGACGCCTGGCCAGCGCCCATCGCCTGCAGGCTCAAGACCCGAGCGCTGCAGTACGACCTCGACGCGATGCTCGCCACGGCACAAGGCGACGAAACGCCGCTGTCCAGGAAACCAGCCACCGTGACCGGCGCCACAGGGCTCATCACCTGCCTCGAGTGCGGCATCGACATGCGCTCACTGGGCCGCCACCTCGTGGCAAAGCATGAGATGAACAGTGCAGAATATCGAGAAAAGTACGGGATGCCGCGCACCGCCGCACTGGAAGCACCCGGCACGCGTCGACGCAGGGTCAGGACCGCCCGCGCAGACCTTCAGGCAAGGCTCGACACGCTCGCCCCGTACCAGTCTGCCGGGCACCTCGCGGAGCTCCAGGTGAAAGGCGTCGAGAATCTTCGCGACAGCACAGCCAATCGGGCGGTCGTGAAGCAGCACCGTGCTCCCGTCCAGCGCAAAGGGGTCGCAGCCATGCGAGAGGCCCGAGCCAAAATCTTCGAGGCCAAGATCATTGAAGCCGGTTACACGTCGCTCGAGGACGCGATACGACAGACAGCGCACCTGAGTGGAAGCGGCGCAGCGAAGCGGATCGGTATCGGGGCGACCTCGGTCAGGCGGTGGCGTCAACGCCTCCTGTAG
- a CDS encoding Y-family DNA polymerase — translation MRVLDPQSLGIQDDTRTRGSIALVDCVSFYASCERVFEPALDGRPIIVLSNNDGCVVAASPEAKQIDPDIMGKPWFKIEAWSRMAGVVARSSNYELYGSLSARVMAIIGKHSAWQEVYSIDESFIGLTGEGFELIATGQRIRSEVMQSTGVPVRVAIGATKTLAKVAALGIKRTPEMNGVCDFSAYTPAQQSRILASIPVTDLWGVASRTGKKLAALGIFTAKDLRDADAARIRKRFSVVLARTVLELRGIPCIELEMQPPAQKEQLIFSRSFSRKLTKPDEMAQVTAMYAQRVGQRLRKQGSLAGMMQVWAATGWADEGTPPHSTSVTVRLPAPTDDPIELARAAAFILPKLFPKELPGVRYARLGVVLNDLRPAASTPMLDLFSADDRELGATLDGITQKLGRDAIGVGVGGLKTPPGWEMKRAMLSKRATTEWDELCEAAA, via the coding sequence GTGCGGGTACTTGACCCCCAATCGCTTGGAATTCAAGACGACACTCGCACTCGCGGGTCCATTGCCCTCGTCGACTGCGTATCTTTCTACGCCTCATGCGAGCGCGTCTTTGAGCCAGCGCTCGACGGCCGCCCCATCATCGTGCTCTCCAACAACGACGGCTGCGTCGTCGCAGCCTCGCCCGAGGCGAAACAGATCGACCCCGACATCATGGGCAAACCGTGGTTCAAGATCGAAGCCTGGTCACGCATGGCCGGCGTCGTCGCCCGCTCAAGCAACTACGAGTTGTATGGATCCTTGTCGGCGCGCGTCATGGCAATCATCGGGAAGCACTCGGCCTGGCAAGAGGTGTACTCCATCGACGAATCCTTCATCGGTCTCACCGGTGAAGGATTCGAGCTCATCGCGACCGGTCAACGCATCCGGTCAGAAGTCATGCAGTCCACCGGCGTGCCAGTCCGGGTTGCGATCGGCGCCACCAAGACCCTGGCAAAAGTCGCGGCCCTCGGAATCAAGCGCACCCCGGAAATGAATGGTGTCTGCGACTTCAGCGCGTACACACCCGCGCAGCAGTCACGCATTCTCGCGTCGATCCCCGTCACGGATCTCTGGGGTGTTGCGTCACGCACTGGGAAGAAACTCGCAGCGCTCGGGATCTTCACCGCGAAAGATCTCCGAGACGCCGATGCCGCGCGGATCCGCAAACGCTTCTCCGTCGTGCTCGCCCGCACCGTGCTCGAGCTACGCGGGATCCCCTGCATCGAACTCGAAATGCAGCCACCCGCCCAGAAAGAACAACTGATCTTCTCCAGATCGTTCTCGAGGAAACTCACCAAGCCTGACGAAATGGCGCAGGTCACCGCCATGTACGCCCAGCGAGTCGGGCAACGCCTCCGAAAGCAGGGCTCGCTCGCCGGCATGATGCAGGTCTGGGCCGCGACCGGGTGGGCCGACGAGGGCACGCCCCCACACAGCACGAGCGTGACCGTGCGACTTCCCGCGCCGACGGATGATCCGATCGAGCTCGCGAGAGCGGCAGCGTTCATCCTCCCCAAGCTTTTCCCCAAAGAACTGCCCGGTGTGAGGTATGCGCGCCTCGGCGTCGTCCTGAACGACCTTCGCCCTGCGGCATCCACTCCAATGCTTGACCTCTTCAGCGCTGACGATCGCGAGCTCGGGGCAACGCTCGACGGCATCACCCAGAAACTCGGACGCGACGCGATCGGCGTCGGCGTCGGAGGATTGAAAACCCCGCCCGGTTGGGAGATGAAACGAGCAATGCTGTCCAAGCGGGCAACAACCGAATGGGACGAACTGTGTGAGGCGGCCGCGTAA
- a CDS encoding SOS response-associated peptidase, producing the protein MCGRVIVDYDENMAVASGSELADWMRERPAGYEPSWNLKPTQPIPAAFTDHKDGTKRLEYAYWSLVPIWSKELKTKFPTFNARSETAAEKASFKASVKNRRCVIPVTGFYEWTGPKSSRIPHAIFGPDPIIPMAGLYSWWHEPDAGDDEGWHLTATILTRASAGVMEPLHDRMPVFLADELLGDWLDPGTVGDQLLLDAVAEASMPLSMQLREYEVAPLRGDGPELLLPASS; encoded by the coding sequence GAGAACATGGCGGTCGCGAGTGGCAGCGAGCTCGCTGACTGGATGCGGGAGCGCCCCGCCGGCTACGAGCCGTCCTGGAACCTCAAGCCGACGCAGCCGATCCCTGCAGCGTTTACGGATCACAAGGACGGCACGAAACGCCTCGAGTACGCATACTGGTCGCTCGTGCCGATCTGGTCAAAGGAGCTCAAGACCAAGTTTCCGACTTTCAACGCGCGCTCCGAGACAGCGGCTGAGAAGGCGTCGTTCAAAGCGTCGGTGAAGAACCGGCGGTGCGTGATTCCGGTGACAGGGTTCTACGAGTGGACTGGTCCGAAGTCTTCGAGGATCCCGCACGCGATCTTCGGCCCTGACCCGATCATTCCCATGGCAGGGCTGTACTCGTGGTGGCACGAGCCCGACGCGGGCGATGATGAGGGATGGCATTTGACCGCGACGATACTCACTCGAGCGTCCGCTGGGGTGATGGAGCCGCTGCATGACCGAATGCCGGTCTTCCTTGCCGATGAGCTGCTTGGCGATTGGCTCGACCCAGGTACCGTTGGCGATCAGCTCCTTCTCGACGCGGTGGCTGAGGCGTCTATGCCGTTGAGCATGCAGTTGCGCGAGTACGAGGTCGCGCCTCTGCGCGGCGACGGGCCAGAGCTCCTCCTTCCCGCGAGTTCGTAA